In a genomic window of Candidatus Omnitrophota bacterium:
- a CDS encoding epoxyqueuosine reductase QueH yields MEILLHICCGPCLIYPFSRLKGRGFSIKGFYYNPNLYPCQEYGRRKETLEVLSRDLGLGVESPEYQESDFSRAIKAKENTPERCVICWSLRLQKTAEHARENAIPFFSTTLLVSPYQDHQRLKQLGGEIAQETGVDFYYEDFRIGFRQAYKEAKVKGLYLQKYCGCKYSIKK; encoded by the coding sequence ATGGAGATCCTACTGCATATCTGTTGCGGCCCGTGTTTGATTTATCCTTTTAGCAGGTTAAAAGGCCGGGGATTTAGCATAAAAGGATTTTATTATAATCCTAATCTCTATCCCTGCCAGGAATATGGCAGGCGTAAAGAAACTTTGGAAGTTTTAAGCAGGGATTTAGGGCTTGGAGTAGAGAGCCCCGAGTATCAAGAATCCGATTTTTCCCGGGCAATTAAGGCTAAAGAAAATACCCCGGAGCGCTGCGTAATTTGCTGGTCGCTGCGTTTACAAAAAACAGCTGAACATGCCAGGGAAAACGCAATACCGTTCTTTAGCACAACCCTATTAGTCAGCCCATACCAGGATCACCAGCGGCTTAAGCAGTTAGGCGGAGAAATCGCCCAAGAAACAGGCGTGGATTTTTATTATGAAGATTTTCGGATTGGTTTCAGGCAGGCGTATAAAGAAGCCAAAGTAAAAGGGCTTTATCTGCAAAAATACTGCGGGTGCAAGTATTCAATAAAAAAATGA
- the ruvB gene encoding Holliday junction branch migration DNA helicase RuvB: MSEETRRTLLRPEPVIAEAKESEEDIVLNISLRPKKFGEFIGHKDIIDNLKIAIQAAKQRKEPLEHVLLSGPPGLGKTSLSHIISHEMGAKITATSGPAIERAGDLIGILTNLEKGDILFIDEIHRMSKVVEEFLYPAMESFQIDFVIDKGPYAKTIKFNLKPFTLIGATTRTGLLAAPLRGRFGIFYSLDFYKIEDLAKIIKNSSQLLAVQIDQDACMEIAKRARGTPRIANRLLRRVRDYAQVLKIEKVDQAAASKILDELGIDQAGFDDLDRKVLKLILESFGGGPVGIESLAASLNEEVDTIADTVEPYLLKAGYLKRTSRGRLATKKAFEHFGLKFNKEQQEEIF; this comes from the coding sequence ATGAGCGAAGAGACCAGACGCACACTGCTTAGGCCCGAGCCGGTTATTGCCGAGGCTAAGGAATCCGAAGAGGATATTGTCCTGAATATATCCTTAAGGCCGAAGAAGTTTGGCGAGTTCATCGGCCATAAAGACATCATCGATAATTTAAAAATCGCCATCCAGGCGGCCAAACAGAGAAAAGAACCTCTTGAACATGTGCTTTTAAGCGGCCCGCCGGGTCTGGGTAAAACCTCCTTATCCCATATTATCTCGCATGAAATGGGCGCAAAAATTACCGCAACCAGCGGCCCGGCGATTGAGCGAGCCGGAGATTTAATCGGGATTTTGACTAACCTGGAAAAGGGGGATATTCTTTTTATTGACGAGATCCACCGGATGTCTAAGGTTGTCGAGGAATTTTTATACCCGGCAATGGAAAGTTTTCAGATTGATTTTGTAATCGATAAAGGGCCGTATGCCAAAACGATCAAGTTTAACCTTAAGCCGTTTACTTTAATCGGGGCAACTACGCGCACCGGACTCTTGGCCGCTCCGCTTAGGGGGAGGTTTGGTATATTTTATAGCCTGGATTTCTATAAAATAGAGGATTTGGCTAAAATTATAAAAAATTCCAGCCAGTTATTGGCGGTGCAAATCGATCAAGATGCCTGTATGGAAATTGCCAAGCGCGCCAGGGGTACTCCGCGCATTGCTAACCGGCTCTTGCGCCGGGTGCGGGATTACGCCCAGGTTTTAAAAATTGAAAAGGTGGATCAGGCGGCGGCTTCCAAGATTCTTGATGAGCTGGGTATTGATCAGGCAGGTTTTGATGATTTGGACCGCAAAGTTTTAAAATTAATCCTTGAATCATTCGGCGGCGGGCCGGTGGGGATTGAATCTTTGGCTGCCAGCCTCAATGAAGAGGTTGATACGATTGCCGATACGGTGGAGCCGTATCTTTTAAAGGCCGGTTATTTAAAACGCACTTCCCGGGGCAGGCTGGCTACCAAAAAGGCCTTTGAGCACTTTGGCTTAAAATTTAATAAAGAGCAACAGGAAGAGATTTTCTAG
- a CDS encoding segregation/condensation protein A, which translates to MNYKIRLDIFEGPLDLLLYLVKKDHLNIYDIPIAEVTAQYLEYINFIQLLDLNIVGEFLVMASTLMQIKSKMLLPAEELAVLEEEEDPRAELVKRLLEYEKFKQVAENLRQREVSQQEVFKRPKTENSQGDQIPDKGESQYFEASIFDLINAFSRALKDVPREVFYEVVKDQFTVEQKVHGILHLLLVQTEIKLLELFRESKSKIEIIVIFLAILELAKMKEIVARQDVEFEDIVISRNKENIIPYERRDQTHTA; encoded by the coding sequence ATGAACTACAAAATACGGTTAGATATTTTTGAGGGGCCGCTGGACCTGTTGTTATATCTGGTAAAGAAAGACCACCTGAATATCTATGATATTCCTATTGCCGAGGTAACCGCGCAATATCTGGAATATATAAATTTTATACAGCTTTTGGATTTAAATATTGTCGGTGAATTTTTGGTGATGGCCTCAACACTGATGCAGATAAAATCCAAAATGCTGCTGCCGGCTGAAGAGTTGGCAGTTTTGGAGGAAGAAGAGGATCCCCGCGCTGAACTGGTCAAGCGGCTGCTTGAATATGAAAAGTTTAAACAGGTCGCGGAAAACTTAAGGCAGAGGGAGGTTAGTCAGCAGGAAGTTTTTAAGCGCCCCAAGACTGAAAATTCTCAAGGTGATCAAATACCGGATAAAGGAGAGAGCCAGTATTTTGAGGCCAGTATATTTGATTTGATCAATGCTTTCTCCCGGGCCTTAAAAGATGTACCCCGGGAAGTTTTTTATGAAGTAGTTAAGGATCAATTTACAGTTGAACAGAAGGTGCACGGTATCCTGCACTTGTTATTGGTGCAAACAGAGATTAAACTTTTGGAATTATTCCGGGAATCAAAAAGCAAGATAGAAATAATCGTGATTTTCCTGGCGATCCTGGAGTTGGCCAAAATGAAAGAAATTGTTGCCCGCCAAGACGTGGAATTCGAGGATATCGTTATATCCAGGAACAAAGAAAACATTATACCTTATGAGCGAAGAGACCAGACGCACACTGCTTAG
- the trpS gene encoding tryptophan--tRNA ligase, with protein sequence MKKRILSGMRPTGKLHLGHLVGALANWTKLQNEYDCFFMVADWHALMSEYENPDDLKVNILDNVIDWFACGIDPEKSTIFIQSHVPEHLELYFILSLITPLGLLERCPTYKEQLREIANRDLKTYAFLGYPVLQAADILLYKAATVPVGEDQLPHLELSRQIVRKFNHLYKTDCFVEPAALLTETTRLLGLDGRKMSKSYNNYIGLSEEPQVIRKKIQSMFTDPQRIRLTDPGHPHKCNVFSYYGVFFPKMKNEAEERCSKSEIGCTECKKELADRIIGLLAPIQEKINSLQKDKKYIQEILSSGSAKATEAAKKTIAQVRELLKI encoded by the coding sequence ATGAAAAAAAGAATATTAAGCGGGATGCGCCCCACGGGTAAATTGCACCTGGGCCACTTGGTCGGGGCCTTGGCTAATTGGACCAAACTGCAGAATGAATATGATTGTTTTTTTATGGTTGCCGATTGGCACGCGCTGATGTCGGAGTATGAAAATCCGGATGATCTAAAAGTAAATATACTGGATAATGTCATTGACTGGTTTGCCTGCGGAATTGATCCTGAAAAATCCACTATTTTTATCCAATCGCATGTTCCCGAACATCTGGAACTTTATTTCATTCTTTCCTTGATTACGCCTTTAGGGTTGCTTGAGCGCTGCCCTACTTATAAGGAGCAGTTACGGGAAATAGCCAACCGTGATTTAAAGACTTATGCTTTTCTGGGTTATCCGGTTTTACAGGCTGCCGATATCCTGCTTTATAAGGCGGCTACGGTTCCGGTGGGGGAGGACCAACTGCCGCATTTAGAGCTGAGCCGTCAGATTGTGCGTAAATTTAACCATCTTTATAAAACGGATTGTTTTGTGGAACCGGCGGCTTTGCTTACCGAAACTACGCGCCTTTTGGGTTTAGACGGCCGCAAGATGAGCAAGAGCTATAATAATTATATCGGTTTATCCGAAGAGCCGCAGGTTATCCGTAAAAAGATCCAAAGTATGTTCACCGACCCACAGCGTATCCGCCTGACTGATCCCGGGCATCCGCATAAATGCAATGTTTTTTCTTATTATGGCGTGTTTTTCCCAAAGATGAAAAATGAAGCAGAGGAGCGTTGCAGTAAATCTGAAATCGGCTGCACCGAATGTAAAAAAGAGTTGGCAGACAGGATAATTGGTTTATTGGCTCCGATCCAGGAAAAAATAAATTCCCTGCAGAAAGACAAAAAGTATATCCAGGAAATATTATCTTCTGGAAGCGCCAAGGCAACGGAGGCGGCAAAAAAGACAATTGCCCAGGTAAGAGAGTTGCTTAAAATATAA
- the infB gene encoding translation initiation factor IF-2, with protein MPKAKKEKTIVKKIVKTKVKVEAKAKKSPAKAHALKPKPAAKPLKPKPAVKKVKEEIKPVLKSVKPAVKHAAPKVEVKVEAKPEIKIEVKPEIKPEAAPVIKPKPAVHIQPEPVPEIKVEAAPGKEIELELPITVKDLAIKLQEKSSVLIKHLMDMKVMIGINQTLDEDILNKLCLKYNFKIKKAPDAEELALEMHKKIDQPQELKNRPPIVTLMGHVDHGKTSLLDAIRKTKVTEAEHGGITQHIGAYRVSLPQGEITFLDTPGHEAFTAMRARGARITDIVVLVVAADDGIMPQTQEAIDHARAAGVAIIVAINKIDKAQANVDMVKKQLSEIGLTAEDWGGKTITVPVSAKTGEGIDNLLEMILLQAEVMELKANPDRLAYGVVVEARMSKGRGPVATLLVQNGSLNLNQSIIVGTLYGKIRAMLNDRGQGITSVGPASPVEVLGISGIPQVGEQFFVIEDEKLAKSLIQARVEKERLQQVKEVKRVSLEDLHAQIAGGKIKELKLIIKADVQGSLEAIKDTLDKLNVSEIKIDIIHMGAGNINISDVVLAMASDALILGFNVSADEPAKELISKEGIDVKTYSIIYELANDIKAAVEGMLSPKLKKVFLGRAEVRKMFKLSRSGLIAGCFVTKGKINRNCMVTVMRNGEAAFEGKLSSLKRFKDDVREVGEGFECGIAIGGFDQLMEGDIIEAYDIEKIARKL; from the coding sequence ATGCCCAAAGCCAAAAAAGAAAAAACAATAGTAAAGAAGATAGTTAAAACCAAGGTTAAAGTTGAAGCAAAAGCCAAGAAGTCCCCTGCTAAGGCTCATGCCTTGAAGCCTAAGCCCGCAGCTAAGCCGCTTAAGCCTAAGCCGGCAGTAAAAAAGGTAAAGGAAGAAATTAAGCCGGTACTAAAATCCGTAAAGCCCGCGGTAAAACACGCGGCGCCTAAAGTTGAGGTTAAAGTTGAAGCCAAGCCGGAAATTAAAATAGAAGTAAAACCTGAAATAAAACCTGAAGCTGCGCCGGTAATTAAACCCAAGCCAGCTGTCCATATTCAACCGGAACCTGTTCCGGAGATTAAAGTAGAAGCTGCCCCGGGCAAAGAGATCGAACTTGAACTTCCGATTACGGTTAAGGATTTGGCGATAAAATTGCAGGAGAAATCATCGGTTCTTATTAAGCATCTTATGGATATGAAAGTGATGATCGGTATCAACCAGACTTTGGATGAGGATATCTTAAATAAGCTTTGCCTGAAATATAACTTTAAAATTAAGAAGGCTCCTGATGCCGAAGAATTAGCTTTAGAGATGCATAAAAAAATAGACCAGCCGCAGGAACTTAAAAACCGCCCGCCGATAGTTACTCTTATGGGGCATGTTGACCATGGTAAGACCTCTCTTCTTGACGCGATACGCAAGACTAAAGTTACCGAAGCAGAGCACGGAGGGATTACCCAGCATATCGGCGCGTATCGGGTAAGCCTTCCTCAGGGAGAAATTACATTTTTGGATACGCCCGGCCATGAAGCTTTTACCGCCATGCGGGCCCGCGGCGCGCGGATTACCGATATTGTGGTATTGGTAGTAGCAGCCGATGATGGGATTATGCCGCAGACCCAGGAAGCAATTGATCACGCGCGGGCAGCCGGAGTGGCGATTATCGTGGCGATCAATAAAATAGATAAAGCGCAGGCAAATGTCGATATGGTCAAAAAACAATTATCGGAAATCGGCCTGACCGCCGAAGATTGGGGCGGAAAAACCATTACCGTGCCGGTTTCTGCCAAGACCGGAGAGGGAATAGATAATTTACTGGAAATGATTCTTTTGCAGGCAGAAGTTATGGAATTAAAAGCAAATCCCGACCGCCTGGCTTACGGAGTAGTTGTGGAGGCAAGAATGTCCAAGGGCAGGGGGCCGGTAGCCACGCTTCTTGTGCAGAATGGCTCCTTAAACCTTAATCAGAGTATAATCGTCGGTACTTTATACGGAAAGATCCGGGCAATGCTTAATGACCGGGGCCAGGGAATAACTAGCGTCGGCCCGGCAAGTCCTGTAGAGGTCTTAGGCATAAGCGGGATCCCGCAGGTAGGTGAGCAGTTTTTTGTGATTGAAGATGAGAAACTGGCAAAAAGTTTAATTCAAGCGCGCGTAGAAAAAGAAAGGCTGCAGCAGGTAAAGGAAGTCAAACGCGTAAGCTTGGAAGATTTACACGCCCAGATTGCCGGAGGTAAAATTAAAGAATTGAAATTAATTATTAAGGCCGATGTGCAGGGTTCCCTTGAGGCAATTAAGGACACGCTGGATAAGTTGAATGTCTCCGAGATAAAGATCGATATAATCCATATGGGAGCCGGAAACATCAATATTTCGGATGTAGTATTGGCGATGGCTTCGGACGCGCTGATTTTGGGATTTAATGTCAGCGCCGATGAACCGGCCAAAGAGTTGATCTCTAAAGAAGGCATTGATGTAAAAACCTATAGTATCATTTATGAGCTGGCTAATGATATCAAAGCCGCGGTGGAGGGCATGCTTTCTCCGAAGCTAAAGAAAGTATTTTTAGGCAGGGCCGAAGTTAGAAAAATGTTTAAACTTTCCCGTTCCGGTTTAATCGCCGGTTGTTTTGTGACCAAAGGCAAGATTAATCGTAATTGCATGGTCACGGTGATGCGCAACGGGGAAGCTGCTTTTGAAGGCAAGCTTTCAAGTTTGAAGCGTTTTAAGGATGATGTGCGTGAGGTTGGGGAGGGTTTTGAATGCGGTATAGCCATTGGCGGATTTGACCAGTTAATGGAAGGCGACATCATCGAAGCCTACGACATAGAGAAGATTGCCAGGAAACTATGA
- the nusA gene encoding transcription termination factor NusA, producing MSQELLAIIEQIEREKGIKKEIMLEAVESAMLSAAKRVIDLKPDEEFKVQIDRSTGEIRAFRNNEPVTNIDFGRIAASTARQVIIQKMREAEKDVVFGEFQSRVGEIVSGTVYRFEKGNVIVDLLGKAEGILLKREQSPKEEFKQGQRIRAYVVEVKKDTKGPQIILSRAHPNLVKELFELEVPEIYEGIVEIRGISRQAGERTKISVYSKNEKVDAVGACVGMRGNRVRNIVNELQGEKIDIVRFNDDVREYIKAALSPAKVSEIKLDRDKIKAEVIVDDDQLSLSIGKHGQNVRLASRLVGWELDIRTKSMIAAEALGEKKEEKAAVGPKAEEGKEEEPKAKKAKKAVKKTAKKEGVSLGDLSGIGPKIVESLKEAGIKSINDIIEAKAEGLIKIKGIGEKKAQKIIAEAKKLL from the coding sequence ATGAGTCAGGAATTACTTGCAATTATTGAACAGATCGAACGTGAAAAGGGAATCAAGAAGGAAATTATGCTGGAGGCAGTTGAAAGCGCTATGCTTAGCGCGGCTAAGAGAGTAATTGACCTAAAACCGGATGAAGAGTTTAAGGTCCAGATTGACCGCTCAACCGGTGAGATTCGCGCTTTTCGGAATAATGAACCGGTAACTAATATTGATTTTGGCCGCATCGCCGCCTCTACCGCTCGCCAGGTGATTATCCAGAAAATGCGCGAAGCGGAGAAGGATGTGGTTTTTGGCGAATTTCAAAGCCGGGTAGGGGAGATTGTCAGCGGGACGGTTTATCGTTTTGAAAAAGGCAATGTTATCGTGGATCTGTTAGGTAAGGCCGAAGGTATCCTGCTTAAGCGCGAACAGTCTCCTAAGGAGGAATTCAAACAGGGCCAGCGGATCCGGGCCTATGTTGTTGAGGTAAAAAAAGACACTAAGGGCCCGCAGATTATCTTGTCGCGCGCTCATCCTAATCTGGTCAAAGAGTTATTTGAATTGGAGGTCCCCGAGATTTATGAAGGGATCGTCGAGATCAGGGGTATTTCACGCCAGGCCGGTGAACGCACTAAAATTTCGGTTTATTCCAAGAATGAAAAAGTGGACGCGGTGGGGGCCTGCGTAGGCATGCGCGGCAACCGGGTAAGGAATATCGTTAATGAACTGCAGGGAGAAAAAATTGATATTGTGCGTTTTAATGATGATGTGCGTGAATATATCAAGGCCGCTCTTTCTCCGGCTAAGGTTTCTGAAATCAAGCTAGACCGGGATAAAATTAAGGCTGAGGTTATTGTTGATGATGACCAGCTTTCGTTGAGCATCGGTAAACACGGACAGAACGTGCGCTTGGCTTCCCGGCTCGTTGGCTGGGAGTTAGATATCCGCACTAAAAGTATGATTGCCGCTGAGGCACTCGGCGAGAAAAAGGAAGAAAAAGCTGCGGTTGGGCCAAAGGCAGAAGAGGGTAAAGAGGAAGAGCCTAAGGCTAAAAAAGCCAAGAAGGCAGTTAAGAAAACAGCCAAAAAAGAAGGCGTTTCTTTAGGGGATCTATCCGGTATAGGGCCAAAAATTGTAGAAAGTTTAAAAGAAGCGGGAATCAAGAGTATTAATGATATAATTGAAGCAAAGGCAGAGGGGCTGATAAAAATTAAAGGCATCGGAGAAAAGAAAGCCCAGAAAATTATCGCCGAAGCTAAAAAACTATTATAA
- the proS gene encoding proline--tRNA ligase: protein MFWTRAFIPTLKETPKEAESLSHQLLLRAGFTRMLMAGVYTYLPLGLRVLEKIQGIIRQEMDACGASQLLLPALHPLELWQKTGRDKDLGEVMFKFKDRRGRTIALGPTHEEVITDLVKNNCSSYRQLPLVLYQIQTKFRDEIRPRFGLIRACEFIMKDAYSFDQDEAGLDKNYQLMYEAYKRIFSRCGLKTLITEADSGVMGGKVSHEFMAQAPLGEDVVMLCPKCQLAMAFKEGNSSCPKCQIDMDKVNTIEVGHIFKLGIKYSQAIEANFSDAKGKLKPVIMGCYGIGVSRLVSAIIEQNNDTDGIIWPKEAAPFGVIILPLDVTNPAIMQEALDLYNQINAAGFSCLLDDRDERAGVKFKDADLIGVPLSIVIGKKSITEKNIEVRIRKDRSTVLIPREELASFISGYVLKDR, encoded by the coding sequence ATGTTTTGGACCAGGGCTTTTATTCCGACATTAAAAGAAACACCCAAGGAGGCAGAATCATTAAGCCACCAATTATTGTTGCGTGCCGGCTTTACCCGTATGCTTATGGCTGGGGTTTATACTTATCTTCCTTTGGGGTTACGGGTTTTAGAGAAAATTCAGGGGATAATCCGCCAAGAGATGGATGCCTGCGGAGCCAGCCAGCTCCTTTTACCGGCCTTGCATCCTCTGGAGCTCTGGCAGAAGACCGGCCGCGATAAGGACTTAGGTGAAGTAATGTTTAAATTTAAGGATCGCCGCGGCAGAACCATAGCGCTTGGCCCCACGCATGAAGAAGTGATTACGGATTTGGTAAAAAATAATTGCTCAAGTTACCGGCAATTACCGCTGGTTTTATATCAAATCCAAACAAAATTCCGCGATGAAATACGCCCGCGTTTTGGTTTGATCCGGGCCTGCGAATTTATTATGAAGGACGCCTATAGCTTTGATCAGGATGAAGCGGGCCTGGATAAAAATTATCAGTTGATGTATGAGGCATACAAACGGATATTTTCCAGATGCGGCCTGAAGACCTTGATTACCGAAGCGGATTCCGGGGTTATGGGCGGTAAAGTTTCGCATGAATTTATGGCCCAAGCCCCGCTTGGCGAAGATGTCGTAATGCTTTGCCCGAAATGTCAACTGGCCATGGCTTTTAAGGAAGGCAATAGCTCTTGTCCCAAGTGCCAGATCGATATGGATAAAGTCAATACGATTGAAGTCGGCCATATTTTTAAGCTGGGCATAAAATACAGCCAGGCAATCGAAGCTAATTTCTCCGATGCTAAAGGCAAACTTAAGCCGGTGATTATGGGTTGTTATGGGATCGGGGTATCCCGCCTGGTTTCGGCGATTATCGAGCAGAATAATGATACCGATGGAATCATCTGGCCTAAAGAGGCCGCTCCTTTTGGCGTCATTATTTTGCCTTTAGATGTAACTAATCCGGCAATCATGCAGGAAGCCTTAGATCTTTATAATCAAATCAATGCCGCCGGATTTTCCTGCCTTCTTGATGACCGGGATGAGCGTGCCGGAGTAAAATTCAAGGATGCGGATTTAATCGGTGTGCCTCTGAGCATTGTAATCGGCAAAAAAAGTATCACGGAAAAGAATATTGAAGTAAGGATCCGCAAAGATCGCTCAACCGTGCTTATACCCAGGGAAGAGTTGGCAAGTTTTATTAGCGGATACGTATTGAAAGACCGCTAA
- a CDS encoding CpaF family protein, whose product MVQETLKSRVRENFIAKYSSILFKNSDVLFKSADNKAEVAALIRNILEGILSKPRGVLKEQERDKIINELVDEFSGFGPIEKLMMDPDVTEIMINGTQNVYIEKGGKKQLTDMKFESDQQLMYVIQKILAPTRRRVDETVPYTDVCLPDGSRVNIIIPPLALAGPTITIRKFLKKIVKAEDLINLGTLDRKMADFLIACIKARVNMIFSGATGSGKTTTVGVLSGYIGNDERIITIEDTAELHLAQDHVVRLETKPANIEGKGEISIRDLFRNTLRMRPQRIILGEIRSAEALDMLQAMCSGHNGALSVIHANTPAEVMHRLETMILMSGIPISLEAIHRQIAASLHLIIQQDQLSDGSRKITRITQVNGLKNGWANLEDLFVYEITNVVEGGKVYGRFKATGVEPAFYPLFAKRGVTLSKEIFKKD is encoded by the coding sequence ATGGTCCAAGAGACGCTAAAAAGCAGGGTTCGTGAAAATTTTATCGCCAAATACAGCAGCATCTTATTTAAAAACAGTGATGTCTTATTTAAAAGTGCCGATAATAAGGCGGAAGTTGCCGCTCTAATCAGGAACATTCTCGAAGGAATCTTAAGTAAGCCCCGCGGCGTTCTTAAAGAGCAGGAGAGGGATAAGATTATCAACGAGCTGGTCGATGAATTTTCCGGCTTTGGGCCGATCGAGAAATTAATGATGGATCCCGATGTTACCGAAATTATGATTAACGGCACGCAAAACGTATACATAGAGAAGGGCGGAAAAAAACAGTTGACCGATATGAAATTCGAGAGCGATCAACAACTAATGTATGTTATCCAGAAGATCTTAGCGCCGACCAGAAGAAGGGTGGATGAGACGGTTCCCTATACGGATGTTTGCCTGCCCGATGGTTCCCGGGTTAATATCATCATTCCGCCCCTGGCTTTAGCCGGCCCGACAATAACCATCCGCAAGTTTCTTAAAAAAATCGTCAAGGCCGAGGATCTTATTAACTTAGGCACCCTGGATAGAAAAATGGCGGATTTTTTAATTGCCTGTATCAAAGCCAGGGTAAATATGATATTTTCCGGCGCTACCGGGAGCGGAAAAACCACTACCGTGGGCGTGCTCTCCGGTTATATCGGTAATGATGAACGCATCATTACTATCGAAGATACAGCGGAACTGCATTTGGCCCAGGATCATGTAGTCAGGCTTGAGACAAAGCCGGCCAATATTGAAGGAAAGGGTGAAATTTCCATTAGGGATCTTTTCCGCAACACCCTGCGGATGCGGCCTCAGAGGATTATCTTAGGTGAAATTAGAAGTGCAGAGGCTTTAGATATGCTTCAGGCGATGTGTTCAGGCCATAATGGCGCGCTTTCAGTTATCCATGCCAATACTCCTGCGGAGGTTATGCACCGGTTAGAAACAATGATTCTGATGTCCGGAATCCCCATAAGCTTAGAGGCCATACACCGGCAGATTGCCGCATCTTTGCATTTAATTATTCAGCAGGACCAGCTTTCCGACGGCTCGCGCAAAATTACCCGGATTACGCAGGTAAACGGCCTGAAGAACGGTTGGGCGAACTTAGAAGATCTTTTTGTTTATGAAATTACTAACGTTGTTGAAGGCGGCAAAGTTTATGGCCGTTTTAAAGCCACCGGCGTAGAGCCGGCTTTCTATCCGCTTTTTGCTAAAAGAGGGGTAACTTTATCCAAAGAAATTTTTAAAAAGGATTAA
- the ispG gene encoding flavodoxin-dependent (E)-4-hydroxy-3-methylbut-2-enyl-diphosphate synthase → MEIKRRKSKVIKIGDCLIGGKNPIAIQSMTKTKTSDIENTTRQIKQLESAGCQIVRLAIKDASDAAALKKIKAKVRIPLVADIHFYYRLAIAAIENGADKIRLNPGNIDKPQEIETVIRALKSANIPLRIGLNSGSVKDAGPRKSPMTDKLVAACLDYVKKIEKLKFDKIVISLKANNVLDTVEAYRKMAKVCAYPFHLGVTATGFPYNGIIKSSVAIGALLLEGIGDTIRVSLTDNPVEEVRAAKCILESLGLRNSSVRLISCPTCGRCEVDLISIVKDLEDKLSSLSFCPAKSGHPLSIAVMGCVVNGPGEAKEADLGVAFGKNKGILFSHGNIVKRIPAKDCVRILLKELRGCALLGKERIWSKRR, encoded by the coding sequence ATGGAAATTAAAAGAAGAAAATCCAAAGTTATAAAAATCGGCGATTGCCTGATTGGAGGGAAAAACCCGATAGCCATCCAATCGATGACCAAGACCAAAACCTCTGATATTGAGAATACCACCAGGCAGATTAAGCAGCTGGAGTCAGCGGGTTGTCAGATCGTGCGCCTGGCGATTAAGGATGCCTCTGATGCGGCGGCCTTAAAGAAAATCAAGGCCAAAGTAAGAATCCCTTTAGTCGCGGATATTCATTTTTATTATCGTTTAGCGATTGCCGCCATTGAAAACGGCGCGGATAAAATCAGGTTAAATCCCGGAAATATCGATAAGCCTCAGGAGATAGAGACGGTTATCCGCGCACTAAAGTCGGCCAATATTCCTTTACGTATCGGGCTTAACAGCGGTTCGGTAAAAGATGCGGGCCCAAGAAAATCCCCGATGACCGATAAGCTGGTGGCTGCGTGTTTGGATTATGTAAAGAAGATAGAAAAGCTTAAATTTGATAAAATAGTAATTTCACTTAAAGCCAACAATGTTTTGGATACGGTTGAGGCATACCGTAAGATGGCCAAGGTTTGCGCCTATCCTTTTCATCTGGGGGTTACGGCAACCGGCTTTCCTTATAACGGGATTATTAAGTCCAGTGTTGCAATCGGCGCTTTACTATTAGAGGGCATTGGTGATACAATAAGGGTGTCCCTTACCGATAATCCGGTTGAGGAGGTCAGGGCAGCCAAATGTATTCTGGAATCTTTAGGTTTGCGTAATTCTTCTGTCCGGTTAATTAGCTGCCCTACTTGCGGACGCTGTGAGGTGGATTTAATCAGCATAGTTAAAGATTTAGAAGATAAATTGAGCAGCTTAAGTTTTTGTCCAGCGAAATCCGGCCATCCTTTAAGTATAGCGGTGATGGGCTGCGTAGTTAATGGCCCGGGAGAAGCAAAAGAAGCTGATTTAGGGGTTGCTTTTGGAAAGAACAAAGGGATTTTGTTTTCGCATGGTAATATAGTGAAGAGGATCCCGGCAAAAGATTGCGTGCGGATTTTATTAAAGGAATTGCGCGGGTGTGCCCTTCTGGGCAAGGAGAGAATATGGTCCAAGAGACGCTAA